AAACAGTTCCTTTTCTATGAAGGCAAGGAAGTTGACTAATCCATTTTAGAAAGGTTTTAAACAATAAGAACCCAGAAGACTCTAATCTTGATCTACTTTAACCTGAATTCCTGGTTCTTCGTAGGGTTTTTCTGAATATCTAATACTCCATTGATCAATGAGTTTAACTTAATCCTTACATCTAGTTAGGAACTTTATCTTCAACTCAAATAATGTATTCAGTCTCATTTTGATAACAGTTCTGCTAAAGCCTGGTATTGACTAGAGCTTGGTTATTTGGTGGGAAGTTTCACCTAAGGGGCCTGATCTCACTCTGAACTAAACCACTTTCTCACAAACATAAATCAGCTTCACCATTTGGTCGCAATAGGTAATACTTAATGTTCCCCAAGCGTAGCCCACGATTTTACTTGCATTCGATATAAATTCCTATTCGTGTATTTACTTATCAGTGTTTGCACAGCTGTGCTTGTGTTCATACGTCCTCTTGTGAatttgtccactgacagaggCTGTTTCAGGTTTAGATTTCATCTCTATCAGGTCAGAGGTGTAATCTATTTAACTTGCTGTATGATGAACATCTAATGTGTGCAATTTGATTATGACAGTATGTCTACATAGCTAGAAGCGCTGTTTTTTTATGAATATTAAAACATGTTTACAAACAAATATCCTTCAAAATGTATGATTGGATTAAGATTCTTATTCATCCAGGTCCAAGGCATATGGTTTATGTGCCTTTCCCAGTGGCGATAAGAAACGTGTATGAGGGTAGCCCAGAATCACTGAGTGTAGGTACACCAAGATTCAACATTCCAGAACGATCGCTCCTGCTGTCGTATTTTTATGATTCAATAATATCAACCCTGAAGTTTCTCTCTGGCTCTAGCCTCAGGGGTCGTACAGTGGAAACCAGGCTTCAGGggttgggatgggggtggggcctgTGCAGTCAGGGGTGGGGAGAAAGTACCAGGTGGCCTTTTGTGCCGTGTGCAGCACCGATGCAGACACCAGCCTGTCATCTCTAGGGCTGCCAAGTCCATTACCGTCACCGTGAGCCACAGGGGCAAACGGCCCTCAAGATGTGCTTCGTCCAAGTTGAGATGTGCTGTCAATCTGAGGTCACAACAGTGGTTTTTTTCTCCAAAACTTAGGTGTTGTTCAGTAATTTAACAGCTAAGGCGTTAAAAAATGTTCACTGTCTCAGAAAGCGGGGGCCTACTGTGAGGTTATGAATGATCCAAGTCCTCGTTTTCCCCTAAAGTTGACCCCCAAAGCATACTTTAGTTCAGCCTGCTTAAAACTGTAGAAGGTCTAATGCCAATTACAGAACGCATATCGAGTGCTTGCTCTGTGGCCCACACTGCCAAGTGCTGGGGAGGAAGAACAAGATGACAGATTCCCAACTCGCGGACGGCTCTGGCCCGACGGGCCCGACAGCACACGTGTCAGGGCTGCGCGTGGTTGGTGTCATGGGAACAGAGGAGAGTCGCAGGTAGAGGTGCGGTATTCCAGCGATCTCCCGGGCGGAGGGAGTGTCTGAGCCCTCCAGAACACCTCCCCCTGGTCTCACTGATGTTGCCTGAAGGCCACTGCAGCAGGGGACCCCGAGTTCAGTGTGAGCACCTGAGTCCCTTGGGTGGTCGAGATGTGCTGATTCCATCCCCGTGGTTTTCAGGTACCAGCAAGGTCAACCTGGTGAGGATCCCGTCCACGGCCTCCAGCCCGCGGGACACGGCCCTGGCTGCCGTGATCTGCAGCGCCCTGGCCACCGTCCTGCTGGCCCTGCTCATCCTCTGCGTCATATATTGTAAGCGGCAGTTTATGGAGAAGAAACCCAGCTGTGAGTTCTGAGCTCTTTCTGTGTCTTAGCGTCTTGGTGAAGGGTGTTTGTCCGTCATCACTGCCATCCGGGTGTCCGACGAGAACCTAAGAGGAGAGTCAGGTTGCAGCCAAAGGGACAGAGAGAACACGTGGAAACAGGCGTCCCAGGGGCCTGCTCCCCAAGCGGCCTCCTGCCAAAAGGCGCAGAGGGCGCGGCCAGCGGGCAACATCACTTCCCGGGGACCTGAGGAGGCAGGGATACCCCCGCCCCTCGGCAGAAGCACAGCTCATCTGAGTTCTGGCAACACAAGTACCTTACATCTTGAGCTGACTTGACCGATTGTTTCATATCTTTGCTTCCGTGTAAGAAGGAGTATTTTTAGCTGTGAACAGCAGCTCTCCTTTCCTTTATAACTGCAAAAGCTGGGGTAGTTCTGGCTGCGCTGTGATGTCCGTGGGCGCCTCCTGGGGAAGCTGTCTCGCTGACCGAGTTCTCGGCCTCCGCAGGGTCCCTGAGGGCACAGGACCTGCAGTACAACGGTTCTGAACTGTCCTGTCTCGACAGACCTCGGCTCAGCACCGCTGCGCCCCACGCCTGTTGTCAGTGCCACCGGGACTCGGCCCAGACCTGCGGTAAGTTCAGCGCTTGGGGGCCACTAGGAATGCGGGCCCTGAAGCCGCAAAGAACTGCTCCCACTCAGGTTTCCAGTTAAAGCTAATCTAGTTCAGTCATTCTCCCCCGTCCCCTGATGTTTTGGGTGTTTTGTGTCTCTTAAGTattgaacagaaaagaagcatgtcattaaaattctaGAATTTCTCAGTAACTTCTTAAGCAAGTTTGCCTTTATTTTGGGGTGGATTGATTTAGAATAATATGAGCCTTTTGCAGAGCAGGGGATCCATCTCCTTTCTTGTCTGGTGGATTCCAACTGAACCTGCATGTAAGTGTCTTAGTGTCTTTTGGGATATcttaaagaagaaggaggagggagacccATTGCAGGGTTTTCTACAAACCATAATTGCCTTTGGGGTTATTGACAGAAGTGAACGTTTAGGGAAGTCCAGGCAGACCCCGGAGATACtgtgggttcggttccagaccactgcaataaagtgaatattgcaataaagcgagtcacgtGATATTTtggggtttcccagtgcatataacaGTTACGTTTGcactgtactgtagtctattaagtgtgcaacagcattatgtctaaaaaaataatgtatacaccttaatttaaaaatactttattgctggaaaatgctaaccgtcatctgagccttcagcgagtatAGTAGTAACATCGAGATCCCTGATCACAGATCAGCATAACAAAtatcataataatgaaaaaataatgaaaaattcgaaatattgtgagaattaccaaagtgGGACACAGACACAAAGTGAGGAGATGCTGTAGGAAAAATGCTGTCGATAGACCTGCTCAACGCAAGGTGGCCGCAGACCTTCACTTTGGGAAAAAGCAGTAACTGTGAGGCACGACACAGCCAGGTCTGCCTGTGATTCAGATGGACTTGGTTTCTAACGTGGGCAAAAACGGGCAAAGGTGACACCAGCTGGCACACTTCCTGCTGCTGTCCCCACCAACTCACCTCCTCTGCAAAGTAAAAGTCGACGCGGCCGCAGCCCTCCCGGAAGCCTGCCCTCCGCCTGCTCCGGCACCTGTGGTTGCAATAGCGCAGCAGcattttgtctcctgtaataacCTTCCTTGAAGTTAAACATTTCCCAATTCAATTGTTTATTGTCTCAGAACTGTCCGATCTTTCTTTTCAAGAAATTGAAGGGTTCAGCTTTTCAGTCTAATATTTAATATGTGGGATAAGGCATCTTCAACGTCATTATTTCTCTACTGGCCACTACTGTCTTCTGCTTTAGGGTTGAGAATAAAACATGGGATTTCCGTAGCGTGCGTGGATCTGGTTTTGCCTTTGCCTGCAGAGATCATAGACTCAGCTCCTGGCAGTAGCGATGCCTTGGTGATTCTCAAGGCGGCCCAAGCACTGCATTTTCTAGatgctgtgccaggcactgccccTAGATCAGAGTTAGCAAAGAGGATCGCTTGAGAGAGAAACTTGGGTTTGAAATGTGATCAAGTACAGCTTTGCGCAAACTCTGCCTCATCGTCACTTCTATCTGAAAAGAAAGATTAAATACGTGGATGGCTTTGTTGCACGTTTTTGTAATAGAACGCAGAGACTGGACAGAATCCGCCCCCGCTGTCACCCGCTCAGGTTCAGTGTCGCTCATCATATAAATTGCTTCTTCCTTAGTGGCAGTGcctattttcttttcacttttattttgacataatttcagactttcaaaaatgttgaaagaataGGACAAAGAATTCCCACATACCCTGTACCTAGATTCCCCCAGTATTAACATTTTATCTCAtttccacatttgctttatcatttttatctctttctaAGTATGGTGGGTGTACACagtcgacccttgaacaacttgggggttaggggcacccaCTCTCCACCCAGTCAAAAATCAACGTgtaacttatagttggccctctgtatctgcggcTTCTCTGTGTTCACGGTTTCTCCGTATCCGTGGTCCTGCATCCTTGGAGCCAAATACCCGCTGATCATGTggcactgtagtatttactgttgagTATTTACTCCAAGACGTGCACCCACACACTGCAaatccacgttgttcaagggccaactgtgtgCTTTACATAGACATGTACacagtttttaaatttccatttaaaaatcagttgcaGGGAGTTCACTGGTGGCCTagggttaggattctgggctttcactgccgtggcctgggttcagtccctggttggcgaacagagatcccacaagctgtgcggtgcagccaaaaaaagagaaaaatctgttgCAGATGAGGTGTCCCTTTACTTCAGTGCTTGTTTCCTAAGAACAAGAATGTTCTCTTACACACAGCATGATTAGTGCTAATTTCCTAATTTTGTCTGTATGCTTTActatatttatagttttataaaatCAGAATTACATATGTCTGTATATGTAGAGAGAGAAGTCTAGAAGGCTGTTCAGGAATGTGGACAGTGTTTTGCAGCTTACGGAATTaaggaagatttattttttaatttctgatctaatctctctatttttaaagtttctttcttCAGTGAATGTGTATTATCTTTGTAACCAAAAATACATACCGCTTCAGTGAACATAATAGTTTGCAAAGCTGTGTGCACATAGATAGCTATTCTTTAAGATACATTCCTAGcagtaaaaagacaaaaaggtGTGTGTGTACTGAGCTAAAGGGTTTAGACGTTTATTTTCTGCGCTGCATGGCTAGGCCACTCTGCAGAAACTCTGTGCTCTTTCCACCCTTGTCAGCCATACGTCATTTCACGTACCCTCTCATCATTCCTCTTCATCCTTATTTTCATTGCAGTAAAATAGACATCACCTTAAATTTACCGTTTTAGCCGTTTCTCAGTGCACAGTTGGGGGGCATTAAGcacgttcacattgttgtgcaaccgtcaccaccatccccaGAACTTCTCCACGACCCCAAACTGAAACCCTGTCCCTTTTAAACACTAACCCCCTATTCTTcctgccctccagcccctgggacccaccatcctactttctgtctccaggaATTTGACTCTTCCTGGTCGTTCATGGAAGTGGTCCATCATTTTTaagataagaaaaaagagaaaaaattaaacctCATAACCCCTTTCCCCCCAAAAGTCACCCAAAGGGGAATAGCTAAATTTTCAAGAGCAGTGTTGAAGTGGTAGAAACAAGCGCTGCACCTCACAGCCCTGCCGGCTTTCCTAGGGCCCGTGCATCTCATCCCATCCGCATGCTGTGACGGGGCCTGCAGCGTCGGCCGGGAGACTCCTGCTTGCAGGGTGCACTCCAAGGCCATTCTTCAGGACAGGTAAATGGGTGTTTTTAATCTATAATTTCGTGTTCGCATGTGCAAATATACAGGCTATACTCATTCACCAATTTTTATGTGAAACTATGGGACATCACTTTTTTAGTATTATTAATAACATTCTAGACATTGTAGGGGGTGGGAACTTTGGCAAGAATTAGGTAAGTGTCTCAGGGTTACTGATAGCcaatgtaacattctttattctttatattccactaattttgtttttgtcttacaTTCATGATTTGTGACACTACCATCATCTGTAAGTAATTTTTAGCATGTCACATACTCAGAGAATTTTAGAACAGCAATCAAAGGAACTCAGTTAAGACCCAGGAAACTGCCTATTTTAGACATCGGATTAAGTTTAGCTATATTGGTTAGAAGTAGGTATAAAAATTTGGTTTTAAAGTAAATGTAGTAATTTAACTTACTGTATTGAAGCAAGTTTATAACAAAGGAAACACGAGAATTCTGACTTAATAACTTGTTGTTTATTTCATCTAGAAAACTGAAAAGCATAGCTGGAATGTTGCTTTGTAGTAGGTTTTTCTCCCAGTAGAATACTTACAGCTCCTTCGAACATGTGTCCAGAAACACAGGTCCAGCGGGGGAAGCAATGCCGACTTTCTTTGGGTCTCTTTCGAGGTCCATCTGTGGCGAGTTTTCGGACGCCTGGCCTCTGATGCAAAATCCCAGCTGTGGTGACGACATCTCTTCCTGCGATTCTTATCCTGAGCTCCCTGGAGAAGATGTTCGCTCTCTCAATCCAGAGAGTGCAAGCTCGGCATCCTTGGACTCAAACAGTAGTCGGGGTGTGGTTGGTGGAGCGGTTCCAATTCAAGCTCATCCTGAAAACTTTACAGAAACTACTGATTTATCGAAACTCAACAACTCAGTGCCAGAACCAGCGCTAACTCAGGACGCGCTCACTGCTAGAAATCAGCTGGATCAGGAGAGAGGAGATGTCCATCACCTGACTACTCAGCCGTCACCCCAGGTAAGGCAGCGATGGATTTGCTGTGGGCACAGCAGTGACTTAAGGAAGCCCAGAGGGAACAGGACTCTGTCCCCCATTAAATGTGGGGGAACCTGGGGAGAAGGTCTTTCTGTCCTTCGTAACTTCTTGTATGTTATAggagaatatatttaaattaaatttcaggagtctttttttttttaactaatagcTCATCTCTAAGGCCATCCAGGGCAGCCGcattcttttctcctcttgtcaCTCCAGCTACCCAGCACCGCACCCCAGCACCATCCTGATTGAGAGATGAGTTAGTTACGGGAGCATCTTGGAAGCAGTTCCTCACCTTTGTCTTCCCCTGTGATGTTCTTATGCGCAATACTTACATGCTGTCCATTCACGGTCAAGTTAATGAGAATTTAGGTCCCCTCCGGCTAcccttttccctcctctctctttcactgtggtTTTTCTAGATTGCTTTGCTTTGACTGATTGATCAGTTTGGTTGGAAATTGATTGTTGGTTGTGATCTGGCACCAAAGACAGTAGAAGAACCTTCCAGATGGAAGGGTCTGAAATCAGGTTTTGGGGTGGGGCGGGTGGTGACTGCAGGGAGATGGGGCTCTGGCACCGGGGGTACCTGGGCACTGTCCCTGCTTTCTCCTCCAGGTGTGGAGGTGGCCTTTGCTGAATTTGACTTAACGTGTATAAGCATTTCCTGAATGTGAGCACATACGTTGTTGGTGCACGTTCTTCTGGAAGAATGATGCCGGCCTTGAGTATGAAAGGGCAGAATCACAGCAACAGGGGCTCCCAGGCCCCGCAAGCCCTGTTCTGCCCAGACAGGGCTGCTGTCATCCTTGGTCCTTCCTGCCCCGGATCAGGGACGCGGCCGATGAGGCACAGGCACGCTGCGTGGGCTCCTGGATAGCACCTCTGTTTCATTGAGACGTCCTGTCTTTGTCTCATAAAATCAGAAAGAGTCTAAAGTCAGTGTGGATGGAGATAGTTCCTTCTAAGAACAAATATATGGGTTTATATGCATCTAAAtctgcagtactttttttttttaactatgaaGAAAATCTATAAAGCATGTACAGGGAATTCTGTACTGAAAACATGTGTTGGCTTTGGAGAAAAAATGATGTTGGTTTTCTCATAATAACGGAAATGAAGAAGAGATCAATGAAAGGaggaaaatcaaataaattaGGCATTTTAAAAGCACAGACTATGTACCTCTATAGCTGGGAAAGGTCACTTACTGACCTTGTTCTTCGGAGCCGGCCTCTAATTTTCACACTGTTCATGAGGATAGTAAGAAAAGACTTAAGAGTTGGCCTAGGTGCATATAGGTCTCAGAATGGACGTGGTCCACAGACCTTTGGACAGAGAACCCCCAGCAGCCCAGAGCAGCTAACAAGCCCCGAGAACGGGTGAGAGCAGGACGCAGAAGACAGGATACGGGGCCCTTTGGTAGCTAATCCCAACATCCCAATCGGATGCCTTGCCACGTACTCTAAAATGAACATCTTAGGACACTTAATATTTAATCTGAGTCACATTTTCATTACAAAATGCTGAAGTTTCTTTTCCATCAAGTCACTTGGTTCTGATGATAAACTTGCTTGTG
This portion of the Eschrichtius robustus isolate mEscRob2 chromosome 18, mEscRob2.pri, whole genome shotgun sequence genome encodes:
- the TNFRSF19 gene encoding tumor necrosis factor receptor superfamily member 19 → MRAMAFKVLLEQQKAFFMVVVLLACLACRVICETGDCGQQEFRDGSGNCVLCKQCGPGMELSKECGFGYGEDAQCVRCRPHRFKEDWGFQKCKPCLDCALLSRFQKANCSATRDATCGDCLPGFYRKTKLVGFQDMECVPCGDPPPPYEPHCTSKVNLVRIPSTASSPRDTALAAVICSALATVLLALLILCVIYCKRQFMEKKPSWSLRAQDLQYNGSELSCLDRPRLSTAAPHACCQCHRDSAQTCGPVHLIPSACCDGACSVGRETPACRVHSKAILQDRNTGPAGEAMPTFFGSLSRSICGEFSDAWPLMQNPSCGDDISSCDSYPELPGEDVRSLNPESASSASLDSNSSRGVVGGAVPIQAHPENFTETTDLSKLNNSVPEPALTQDALTARNQLDQERGDVHHLTTQPSPQEAERTCFFLQ